TTAGTAATGGGACTTTTTTCTGTTAGTGAAATTTTTCTAATGTTAGAGCATACTCAAACAAGTCAAAACATCATTAATAAAACAGGTAAGATTTTGGTAAATATCAAAGAATTCTTCTTTTGCTTTTGGACCATTATAAGATCCTCTATTATAGGATTTTTTGTAGGAGTTTTACCGGGTGCTGGAGCAACTATAGCTAGTGCCATTACTTATATGAGTGAGAAAAAAATAGCCGGTGAAAAGGGTAAATTCGGCCAAGGAGATTTAAAAGGTGTGGCAGCCCCTGAAGCAGCTAATAATGCTTCAGCCTGTGGTTCTTTTATCCCAATGTTAACACTTGGTCTTCCAGGTTCAGGAACAACTGCGGTTATGATGGGCGCATTAACACTTTATAATATTACTCCAGGTCCTACAATGTTTACTGATCAAGTAAATATAGTGTGGGGACTTATAGCTTCCTTATTATTTGCAAATGTAATTTTACTTTTAATGAATTTGCCCTTGGTAGGAATTTTCGTAAAAATTTTAAGCATACCTATGTGGAGCTTGGCTCCAATTATAGCAATTGTTTCAATTATAGGTGTTTATTCTATCAATAGTACTGATTTTGATATCATTTTAATCTTAATTATTGGTATTTTAGGCTATTTTTTAAGAAAACTTGAATTTCCAATGGCTCCACTTATACTCGGTTTTGTATTAGGAGAACAATTAGAAACCAATCTAAGAAGAGCTTTATCTATCAGTAATGGAGATTTTTCAATACTTTGGAGTGGGATCATAGCTCAAAGTTTACTGATAGGAGCTGTGCTAATTATACTAATACCCCTTTTAATAAAAAAGATTAGAAAGTCTAAATTTTAGACTTTCTTAGCTATAAACATAGAACTTACGCCGAAACTAAAACTTTTAAATTCAAGCATTTCAAAACCTACCTGTTTAAGTTCGGCAATAAATTCCTCTTTACTTAAAAAACCTTCTATAGAATTAGGCAAGTATTCGTATGCACTTTTATTTTTGCTTATCATTCCTCCCAAGCTTGGTAAAATATTTTTAAGATAAAAATCCCTACAAGAGGCTACAAAACCTCCTTTTTCTCTTTTAGTAAATTCTAAAACTACAAAAATTCCATCTTGTTTAAGCACTCTTGAAAATTCTCTCAAGGCTTTTTCTCTCTCCACCACATTGCGTATCCCATAGCTTATACTTACGATATCAACACTTTCACTTTGCAAAGGCAATTCTTGCGCTCCAGCTTCTATAAATTCGATATTTGGGAATTTTTGTTTTGCTATATTTAACATACCCTCGCTTGGATCAATACCTTTGATGTGGGCTATATTTTTATTTAATTTTTTCGCACTTTCTTGCCAAATTTCTATCATATCTCCTGTGCCACAAGCCACATCAACTATGTTTAAATTATCCTTTTGGTAAAGCTTTAAAACTCTTTTACAAGCAAATTTACGCCAACTTACATCAACACCAAAACTCAAAATTCTATTAGCCTTATCATAGGTCGGAGCTATTTCATTAAACATTTTTATGATTTTATCTTGCTTTTGCATTAATATCCTTTATAAATTTTCAATTTCTTACTTGCTTTATGGATTAATTTTCCAAGTTTTTCTTTTTTCTTGGTTAATTTTAAAAGCATCTTTTTTTCAAAATCGCAAATAAAATATTTATTATATAATTTACTCAAAATTTTTCAAATTATATAAATTATGAAAATATTCTAAAAAAACCGAGAGCTCTAAAAAATTCTCTTCAAAAATTTCAATTTCGAAATTTTTCAATAAATTTTTCTTAAACAATACAAGTCTTTTTCTTAGCTGCATGGCAATCATTTGTTTAAAAAAATATTTTTCTTGCTCGCCCTTATAAAACGAATCTTCTTTAATAAAAAAATCGAAATCACTCAATAAATTTTGCAATTCTTCGCTGCTTAAAAATAAAAGTAAATTTTCACCTAGTTCATTATTTGCTAAAATACAATGAGATTGTTTCACTAAGTCTTCAAATCTAAGAGCTAAATTTTTATTTAACTCTTCATCAAAAATTTCTTCTGTACTCATTAAAATAATATAAATTTTTCTCGCATAAGAAAAAAATTCGCAAAAATTCTCTCTTTGTCTATTTTCTAAGGTCAAATTCCAATATAATTTTAATTTTCTAAATAGATAAAATAAGAAAATTCTATATCCATCAAAAGCTAAAATAGAACTTGGAAAATCTAGGGTAAAGTTCTGATTTTTTTCTATAATTTTAAAGCATTTTTCCATATCTATTTCTAAATTGTTAAAACCATAAAGTATTATATTTTTAGAATCCAAAACTCCACAAAGCTCTCTTTGAATTTTAAATTCTTTAGGCGGTGCAAAAAGATTTGCCATCTCCAAAGTTGGAAAAAAAACTTTTAAAACATATAGATTAAGATCTTCATATACATCAATAAAGCTTTTAAAAGAACAAAGTTTAAATTCATAGCGTTTTTTCTTAATGCTTTTTTCTATGAGTTTTTTACGAGCTTTTTCATAATCCTTTTTAGAAATCTTTTCTTCTTGATTTTGCTCTAAAATCGGATTATTTAATCGGGTTATTTTGTAAAAATTTCCATTGAGATTTTGAAATTTTACATCATAAAAATGTGTTATCTTAGTATAGAATGTTTCGATTTCATAAATTTCAAAAACAATTCCATCTTTTTGTAAATTTTCTAAAAGAGTAGCATCAGGAAGTAAAAAAGTCTTCTGAATTTCATGAACCATTAAAATAACCCTTAAATTCTTTGGGTTATTTTAACTTTATTTTGCTTAATGGCACTTTTTACAAGTGCTAACATGAGCACAAACTGCTAAATGATCGATGATATTTCCCATTTTTTTCTCTAATTTTTCTTGATATTCATCAAGTTCAGCATTTTGAAAACTCATATCTTCGATATTACCACATTTACTGCAAATGATATGTATATGTCTTTCTTCATAGATATCATAACAAGTTTTTTGATTTGCCACATTGATTTCTACAACCAAGCCTTGTTCTTGCAAGGTATTAAGATTTTTATAAACCGTAGCAAGAGAAATAGAAGGATATTCTTTTTTAATTTCCTCATAAAGCTCTTCAATATTTGGATGTTCATGTCTTTTTAAAATTTTTAAAACACACAGTCTTTGAGGAGTTGCTTTCAGTTCGTGTTTTTTAAGTATTTGTAACAATTCCATTCTTTTATCCTAGTTCTTTTTAACTAAGAATAATAATAAATTTTTTATTAAAAGAAGTTTATATCAAATGATATTTTTTATTAGATAATAAGAAGCTATGAAAATTTAAGCATTCTTTATTGTTTTGATTCGAATTTAAAGAATGCTATTGACTCAATTTGTTTTCACTCTTTGTACTAGACTATCAATATCAAGTTTTAAAGCTTTTTCCACTTCATTAGTTTTACCGTGTTCGATGAAATTATCTTCATATTCAAAAGAAACAATTTTGATTTTCAAATCATTCTTCTGCACAAAACTCTCTAGCAAACTCGCTACACCGCCTATTCTCGCATTTTCACTAAAAACAAACCAAATTTGACTCTGTTTTGCTAGCTCTTTTAAAAGTAGTTCATCTAAGGGTTTAGCAAAAATCAAGTCAATCAAATTAGCGTTTTGCCCCTCATCTTGTAATTTTCTTAAAACTTTCCAAGCCTTGCCCACACCTTGCCCATAACCTAAAAAAGCAATATTGCTTTGGTTTTTTACAAGCCATTGCGCTTTTCCAAGTTCTATCTTAGAAGGATTAAATTCCTCATCTAAAATAAAAGATCCTCTAGGATAACGAAAAGCCAAACATCCCTCATGGATATAAGCATACTCCATAATATTTTTCATCATAAGCTCATCTCTTGGAGCTACAAGGGTTAAATTAGGCAAGGGAGCTAAAAAACTCACATCAAAAACTCCCTGATGTGTTTCTCCATCTTCTCCTACTATGCCTGCCCTATCCATAGCAAAAACTACATTTAAATTCATAATCGCACAATCATGGATAACTTGATCGTAAGCGCGTTGTAAAAAAGTGCTGTATATAGCAATAAAAGGTTTAAATCCTTCTTTTGCCATAGCCGCCATAGAAGTAACAGCATGCTGCTCAGCAATACCCACATCCCAAAAACGATCAGGATATTGCTCTATAAGCTTTTCAAGTCCTGTTCCACTTGGCATAGCAGCAGTAATGCCAACTATATTTTTATATTTTGTAGCCAAATCAAACAATACCTTAGAAAAAATTTCTGTTGCAGAATTTTTAGCATCAGGTTTTTTAATGCTTTCTCCACTATCCACATCAAAAGCGCTAACCCCGTGCCATTTAGCATTTTTTCCTTCAGCTAAACTATAACCCTTTCCTTTTAGGGTTTGTGCATGGATAATACAAGGTTTTTGCATAGCTTTTGCCTGTTTTAATGCAGAAATAACCTCGCTTAAATTATGCCCATCAATAGGGCCTATATACTCAAGACCCAATTCTTCAAATAAAAGTCCTGGAGTTATTAATTTAAAACTTTCTTCAAAACGCTTAGCCATATAAGTAGCAGAATCAGGTAAGGCATCTAACATTTTAGCCACGCGTTTTTTGAAATTTTGATAAAACTGCGTTGCCATAGCTTGAGAAAGGTATTTTGAAATCGCACCTATGGGTTTTGAAATGCTCATTTCATTATCATTTAAGATGACTACACAAGGAAATTTAGAATCTCCTAATTCATTCAAGGCCTCATAAGCCATACCCGCACTTAAAGCTCCATCGCCTATTAAAGCTACAGGAGTGCGTTTTTCACCTTTTAATGCTATAGCCTTACAGGCTCCTACGGCTAAAGATATAGAAGTACTTGAGTGTCCTGCTACAAAATAATCCCCATCGTTAGGCTTGGTATATCCACTGAGTCCACCAAATTGACGCAAAGACTCAAAAACATTTTCTTTTCCACTTAAAAGCTTGTGTGTATAGGATTGATGTGATACATCGAATATAAGAGGATCTACCCTATTATCAAATACTGTATGCATAGCTATAGTAAGCTCAACTGCTCCCAAATTGGAGCTTAAGTGTCCTCCATTTTTACTTACCACATCAATAATTTTTTCTCTAATACGAGCCGCCAAATCTTCAAGCTGGGTTAAATTTAGCTTTTCTAATTGTTCTTTAGTATAAGCAAATTGATAATCTTTTTTAATTATTTCATTCATTATTAACCATTTTTTTAATTTTAATAAGACGTGCATTTAAATTGGATTCTATATTGCCACTATCACTTAAAATAATAACACTACCCTTGCTAATAGCGTCATCAAGAGTGATTTTAATATGAGAATTTTCGCTAAAATGCTCTTTTAAATAATTATAATCTACAGAATTTACTTTTATCTCGATAGAACCTGCACCCTTAAGCTCATTAATAAGATCTTTAGCCAAAGCATAAGCTATTTTACTTGAATTATTTTCAAGCTCTTTTAAAATGACTTCTTTAGCGATATCTATAGCTGTATCAGCAAGCTCTTTTTCGTTTTTTTCAATAAAAACATTAAGATTTACACAAGCTTCTTCTAGTTTGGAAACACTTTTTAAGTATTTATCACGCAAGTCATTCAATTCTTTTTCAAATTCGGCTTTAGCTTGCTCATAACCCTCTTTGGAAAATTTTTCCTTAGCACTTTCAAGCTCTGAATTTAAGCGGTTGTTAAACTCACTTTCTTGACTTTCAATTTGCATTTGAAGTTTGATGATATTACTTGACATTTCATCTGTTTTTTTTAGCAAATCTTCAACGAAACTAGGCTGAAATGCAGGAGTTTGAACCTCTTGCACTACTTGAGAAGGTGCAGGAGTTTGACTTTCATTTATAGGATTTTCATCTTTTGAAGGCAAAGCCGCACTATTATCTTCATTTGAAATTTGTGGATGTTGCTTCTCTTCTGTATGATTATCAAATTCTGAAATTACCTTAAAACGATATCCTTCAACAACATGCTGATCAGAAGTTCCTCCTGAAATAACATTACTACGATTAACCATCACTCACCTACTCTATCATTTCATCAGCATCGCCTGTTTGCACAAGTCCTTGTTCTGCAAGTTTTTGCACCACTTCAACTACTTTTCTTTGAGCATCTTCAACATCTTTAACACGCACTGCACCCAAAAATCCCATTTCTTCAAGGAAGGCTTCGCTTGCACGCGTAGACATATTGGCCAAGAATTTTTGCTTTAATTCTTCGCTTGCACCCTTTAAGCCTATCATCAAATCGCGCTTATCCGCAACTTTTAAAATTTCTCTTATAGCTTGAGTGCTAAGTTTTTGTATATCATCAAAAGTAAACATCAATTCTTTAATCGTTTCAGCCAAACGCTCATCACTTTGTTCGATATAAGTGATGGTAGATTTACTTGCTTTTTGTCCTAAGCGATTAAGTACTTCTGCAACTGCTCTTGGGCCTCCCACTTCAACTTTATAAGAAGTAAGACTTTCGAGTTTGCTTTCAAGCACTGCAGATACTCTTTTAATGATACTTGGAGAAATATCCCCAAGATTTGCCATTCTTATAACAACTTCAGCTCTTAACTCATCGCTAAAATACTCCAAGGTTTCAGCTGCATGGATTGAATCCATATGAGCTAAAATAAGTGCGATAGTTTGTGGGTGTTCTTTGGTAATAAAGTCTGCAAGTTGTTGAGGCTTAATCTGAGCCAAATAAGCAAAGTTTTGGTTATTTTCCATACTTTTGGTAAGTTTTTCAAGAATTTTATTGGCAATTTCTGGACCAAAAGTACGGAAAAGTATTTCTTTGGCATATTCCAAACCACCGCTTTTAATGTATTGATTGGATTGAAGCAGAGTATAAAATTCTTCCAAAACCGCAGTAGCTACGGCGCGGTCAACATTTTTTGCCATAGCAATATAGCGTGAAATTTCAGTAATAACATCAATTTCCATATGTGAGAAAACTGAAGTCGTTGCATCTTCGCCAAGTTGTATGAGAAATATCGCTACCTTTTCAGGCATCGATAAATCATCATAAACCATTTTTTGTTCTTCGCTAAGTTTTATCATCACATATCCTTTTCACCAAATTCGGTATCATTTTGGATTAAGTTTTGTAAAAGTGCTGCAATTTCTTCACTCTTATCGCTTACTAAGCCTCTTAATTTTTCAAGTAAAACTTCATATTGGATAGAATCTTCATTGAAATTCTCCCCAAAGCCAAGTTGCTCTTCAACCTTTTTCCTAGCGGCATTGAATTTCTCTAACGCATCCTCAGCATCATCTAAAACAGCACTTGGACCCTGCTGCACTTCTTCTTGTGCTGCAACATCTTCAAGCATTTTTTGTGCAAATGGAGCAATAATTTTTTTGTAAAAAATAAAAAGTAAAATAGCCGCAATAAAATATTTAACCGGTGGAATAAATGGTTCGATAAAACGATTATAGAAAGTTTTAACTTTACTTTCCACTCTAATAGACTCACGATGGAAAGGTAAATTTTGCACTACTACACTATCCCCTCTGTTAGCACTAAAATTAATAGTATTTTTAACTATACTTTCCACACTTGCGAGCTCTTCTTTGCTTAAAGGGACATATTCACTTTTCACATCTCCATTTTCATCTACAACATCTTGATACTTTCCATCTATTGTTACCGCTGCTGAAGTGCGCACAACGGTTGCAAATTGTTTTTTTGTATTTGTTATAGTTTTTGAAAGCTCATTGTTTGTAGTGACTTGGTTTTTCTTATAGGTATCGATTTGTCCTTTATTATCAAGTCCTTCTACTGGACCTATATTTGAAACCGCACCTGGCACACCTTGAATTTCAGGCTCTTTTCTACCTGTTCTTTCTTCATTAAGAGTTTGCTCACTTCGAACTATAGGGTTTGGATCATAAATTTCACTTTGGGATTCTTGCTTAGAAAAGTCAAAATCTATATTGACACTTACTCTTACCTTATCCGTGCCTCCTGCATAAGGAGCTAAAGTTTCTATGATTTTATCTTCTAAAGCTCTTTCTTGATCACTTTTGTATTTAATTTGAGCACGAACCAAATCATCTTCATAAGCCTCTTGCTCATCTAAAGGCACACCACTTTGATCACTAATTCTTACATTTTCTTTGGTTAATTTTGGAATAGCAGCTGAAACTATGTTTTTGATTCCATCGATTTGCTTTCTAGTAAGCTTTAAGCCCTCGCGTACATTTACAACAACTGAAGCTGTGGGAGGAATTTGTCTTTCAGTAAAAACGCTGTCTTTTGGAAAAGCTATATGCACTACTGCACTGCGTATAGGTTCTAAAGTTTCGATTGTTCTTGCAAGCTCTCCTTCTATAGCTCTTTGATATTTTACTCTTTGTTCTTCATTTGTAGCTCCAAAAGTTTGCGTATCAAAAGCTTCAAAACCCACACGGCTATCTTTTATCAATCCTTCACTGGCGATAAACATTCTTTGACGATATACCTGATCTTGTGGAACTAAAATTTTACTTTCGTTTTCTAGTATATAAGGCACACTATTTTGTTCAAGTTTAGCCACAATAGCCGCAGAAGAACTTGGATCAACATTATCAACTAAAACAGCATAGCCATTATTAGCACTACTGCCACTTCCACGAAATAGTGCCAAAAATACCAAAAATCCGACAACTACGACAATAGAAGCTGCAATAACTATGCGTTGCTTTCGAGTCAAATTTTGATAAAGTTGCCCAATTTGGTGAAGCATATTTTTAAAATCCATTAATTCTCATCCCTTAGTTTAGTGAATTTCACCTATTTTAATTCTAAATATTATCAAAATAAACTATTTTTAATTAAAAATCAAGCCTATTTTAAAATTTCTTCAAATTCTGTAAAAAATCTTTCATTTTCATAAGGCGTTCCTATGGTAATTCTCATAGCATTTAAACCATAACTTTTTAAATTTCTTATTATTATACCCTTTTTAAGCAATTTTTCAGACAAATCTGTACTATTTTTTTCCTCAAAAAAATAAGTGATAAAATTTGTATAGCTTTCGATGAATTTAATACGATGTTTTTTGGCAAATTCCTTATAAAGCTCCATTTGAGAAAAATTATTTTCCAAAGTTTTTTTGGTAAATTCTTCATCGTGCAAAGCCGCAACCGCTGCTTTTAATGCTAAATTGCTTACATTAAAAGGGGCACGAAGTTTATAAAATGCACTGATAATTTCTGCATTTGCTATACCATAACCTATGCGCAACCCACCCAATCCATAAAGTTTAGAAAAAGTTCCTAAATAAAGCACATTTTTAAATTCTTGCACAAGATCACAAGGCTTTAGATATTTGTTTTGATCTTTAAAACTTGCAAATTCATTATAAGCTGCATCAATTATCACTAAACAATTCTCATCAATAGCGCGTATAAAATCAAGCACCTCGTTTGTGTCTAAGCACTCGCCCAAAGGATTGTTAGGCAAACATAAGAATATGATCTCAATCTCATCTTTATGTGCTTCATAAAGTGTTTTAAATTCAGATAAATCATGAGTGATACTTTGAGTTTTATAACATTTTGCACCGCATTGTTTAGCATAAATTTCATACATAGCAAAGCTTACCCCTGCTTGCAAAAAAGCATTTTGAGGGTTAAGTTTAGAATGTATAGCAAATTCAATAACCTGATCGCTGCCTGCACCAATGATGATATTTTCATTTTTTACATTATATTTTTGCGCCAATTCACCTTTTAACTCTACCATGCTGTCATCAGGATAAAGATTTGCCTTAAAAGCATTTTCTTGCAAAACTTTAACCGCTTTAGGCGGAGCACCAAAAGGATTTTCATTGCTTGCTAATTTTATCACTTCTTTTACGCCATACTCTCTAGCGATAACTTCAATATCCTTGCCCGGTTCATAATTGCTTAAGTGATTTAAAAAGTTATTGAATTTCATTTTTTTCTCCTGATAAATAAGATCCAAGCCAAACTACTTCATCTGCATTTTTCAAAGCGCGTTGAACATTTTCATCATCAATATGCCCTTCAAAATCTATATAAAAACTATGTAAAAATTCTTTTGATTTTACGGGACGAGATTCGAGTTTGGTAAGATTGATATTTTCTTTTTTAAATTGCTCTAATAAAGAACTAAGACCGCCAGGCTTATGTGCAGTGTGAGCTAAAATAGAAGTTTTACAATTTGGCATTTTTGGATTTTTAATATCACTTAAAATTAAAAATCTTGTACGATTTGCTGCATTATCTTCTATCTTATCAAAAAGCACAGGTACATTATAAAGCTTTGCAGCTATTTTAGAACAAATTGCAGCCGAATATTTATCTTGAGAGGCTAAATAAGCGGCATTTGCTGTAGATTTTGAAGGTACAAATTCTATATTACTTAACTCATGGCTTTCTAAAAATTTACGACATTGATTGTAGCCTTGTGGATGAGAATAAATGCGTTTTATCTCTTTTAGATTTTCATTAATTCCTACAAAAGAATGATGAATATCCATATAAATTTCACCAAAAATTTTAAGCTCGTTATACTTACCTAAGCAATCTAAAGTTACCCCTACGGCACCTTCTGTGTTATTTTCTATAGGAACAACTCCATATTTTGCTTCTTTATTGTTAAGCTCTTTAAAAACATCCTCTATAGTTGCAAGTGCGATATAGCGACTCATAGCACCAAAACGACTCCTTGCTGCTTGATGAGTATAAGTACCCTCAGGACCCAAATAAGCAACTATTTGAGGCATTTCCAAATTTCTTGAAACAGCAAAAATTTCTTGATAAATAGCCTCTATGGCATTTTGATCTAAAAGCCCCAAATTTGCATTTTTTAAGCGATTAATAATCGCTCTTTCGCGCTCAGGACGATAAATCGCTCCACCGCTTGTTTGCTTGATTTCTCCTATGCTTTTAACATAGCTCATTCTTTCATTTAAAAGTTCTAAAATTTTATCATCTACCATATCGATTTTATTTCTAAAATCTTCTAAGTTTAAATTTGGCATTTCAAATCCTTTAAAATTTCTAAAACGCTAGGATAAATTTTATCCACCATGCCTGTATCAAATCCTTTGGTATCACTTATTTTACCACTTAAAACAAGTAAGGTTTTCATACCCAATTCTTTAGCTTGAACCAAATCACCCTTTAAATCATCGCTAATGATTTTAATATCCTCAAAATCAGCATTTTTATTATAATTCCTCAAAAGCCTTAAAGCCTCTTTATAAAAAGCTGTGCTAGGTTTACCTACAACTTGGTATTTAAAATCAATAGCATTTTGTAACATCGCCATTATACTGCCCACACCCGGATAAAGCCTGCCCTCTTTTTTATAAATGCTACTTTCATGCATAGCGATAAATTGCACGCCCTCTTTAGCATATTCCATCATCAAAGCAAAATCTTGGAATTTAAAATCATCATAACTGGCAACAAGTACAGCCATAGGATTTTCAAAATCCATTTCAAAACCCAATTCTTCAAGGCTTTGTATAAATTCCTCTGCACCAAAAGCCGCAACCTTGCAAGGCCTTAAAATATATCTTAAAACGCTAAAAGGATCGATATAAGCACCCTCTTTGATGGCCAATCCTTTTTGTCTTAATCTTTCTAAGAAATCAATTTTTTTTGTATTGTTAGTAATAACAACATAGGGAATATTTTTTATATTTAAAAAATCAATCAATTCTTTAGCGCCATAGATCAAAGATTTATCAGCATCTGAAATCAAAGTTCCTTGCACATCTAAAAAAAACATTTTATCCCTTTAAAAATTGTTCTTCTAAGGCAATTTGTTCTTCAAAACTTTCCCTTTGGCGAATCATTCTTACCTCACCATTTTCAAAAGCTAATTCGCAAACTTTATTTCTTGTATTGTAATTACTACTCATACTAAAACCATAAGCTCCAGCATTTTTAATAACCATTATATCACCATTTTGAGTGCTTGGCAAAAATCTTGCCTTAGCAAAAAAATCTCCACTTTCGCAAATTCCACCCACAACATCACAAAGGCTTTCTTCTCCTTGATTATAAGGCAACAAAATTTCATGATAAGCTTCATATAAACTTGGGCGAATCAGATCATTCATAGCCCCGTCTACTATAACAAAACGCTTTGTTTTATTGTGTTTTTCATAAAGCACAGAGCATACAAATTCCCCACTATTAGCAACCAAAAATCTTCCTGGTTCCATTCCTATGGTTACATCAAGCCCATGCAATTGAGCAAGTATTCCTTGCGCATAATCATAAAGATCAGGCTCTATATCTTCTTTTTCATATCTTACACCAAGTCCACCGCCTATATCGAAGAATTTAAGCTCTATTTGTAAAGCCTTAAGCTCTCTTACTAATTTTGCAACAATTGTAGCAGCCTCATGGATAGGAGAAATATCTAATAATTGAGAACCTATATGAAAATGCACTCCAATAGGCTCTAAATGGGGTGAATTTTTAGCATAAAGATACATTTTTCTTGCAAGATCAATTTCTACGCCAAATTTATTTTCGTTTAAACCTGTAGAAATATAAGGATGAGTTTTAGCATTTACATTTGGATTGACACGGATACTTATCCTTGCTTTTAGATTGAGTTCTTTAGCTACACTTTCTAAAAGCATCATTTCAGCTTCACTTTCAAGATTGATATATAAAATATCATATTCCAAAGCAAGTTTTAATTCTTCTTGGGTTTTTCCTACGCCACTAAAAATTATCTTATAAGATTTAGCACCTGCTTTTAAAGCACGTTTAACCTCTCCTATGCTCACGCAATCAAACCCGCTGTCAAGCTTTACAAGCATTTGTAAAAGACTTAAATTTGAGTTTGCTTTTACCGCATAAAAAATTTGAGATTTTCTAGCTTTAAAAGCATTTTTAAGCCTTAAAAAACGCTCTTTAATAAAATCAAAATCATAAATATAAAAAGGGGTTTGAAATTCATCTTTGAGTTTTTTATAATCCATTTTTCACCTTTATTTTTAATTTTACTATATTAAAGCTTAATTTATCGGTGCTTGTAAAACATAAAACCACCTAAAAAAATTAACAAAACAATAGGCATAACAATGCCTAATTCACTTAAAATCACACCATTTTCGCTCAATCTTGATAGTAAAAATAACATACCCCAAGTAAGCAAAGTGACTACAAAAGCTACAAAAGCTACAAAAGCTAAATTAAAAAATCTTGCAATAACTGGGAAAAAATAATACATAATAAGCATTAAAAAAGGTGCAAAAAATGGCATAAATACAAGCTTGTAAAGATTGATTTTAAGTGCTTCTATGCTGATATTTTGTGTTTTAAAAAGCTCTAAACTTTCAAGTATATCCAAAATAGAATAATCACTATTGCTAGCCACCCCTTCGATAATCTTAGGCTTAAAACCTTCAAGGGTATCAAGCTCTTTAAATTCGCTGATATTTAATCCCTTATTGCCAAGCTCATACTCCTTAGGAAGCAAGGTTAAATTTCCTTCTTTTAAAGTCCAATTTTTCTTTTCAAAAACTCCACTTTTAGCCTCGATAAAAGAACTTAAATTTAAATCCTTAATATTAAAAATTTTAATATTTTGTGCGGTACTTTGTCCGTTATTAACCTTAGAAATATAAACAAATTCATCATTAAATTTCAAAAAAACTTCACCGCTTTGTTTTAACATAGTGCCATTTTTTAGAATATTTCTTTTATAATCATTTGCATAAGCAAAAGGGGTAAAATTTAATCCCACATACACAAAGCAAAAAAACA
The window above is part of the Campylobacter coli genome. Proteins encoded here:
- a CDS encoding LptF/LptG family permease, with the protein product MWIFFRFISGIYLKNFFIIFLSLLGFYCGIDLLLNFNDLPDAANLSLLYVIFLAFSAITYVLPVSLIFALVLSLVSMIRANEFVSLYALGLSKNLVILFPFLWALFFCFVYVGLNFTPFAYANDYKRNILKNGTMLKQSGEVFLKFNDEFVYISKVNNGQSTAQNIKIFNIKDLNLSSFIEAKSGVFEKKNWTLKEGNLTLLPKEYELGNKGLNISEFKELDTLEGFKPKIIEGVASNSDYSILDILESLELFKTQNISIEALKINLYKLVFMPFFAPFLMLIMYYFFPVIARFFNLAFVAFVAFVVTLLTWGMLFLLSRLSENGVILSELGIVMPIVLLIFLGGFMFYKHR
- the lysA gene encoding diaminopimelate decarboxylase, translated to MDYKKLKDEFQTPFYIYDFDFIKERFLRLKNAFKARKSQIFYAVKANSNLSLLQMLVKLDSGFDCVSIGEVKRALKAGAKSYKIIFSGVGKTQEELKLALEYDILYINLESEAEMMLLESVAKELNLKARISIRVNPNVNAKTHPYISTGLNENKFGVEIDLARKMYLYAKNSPHLEPIGVHFHIGSQLLDISPIHEAATIVAKLVRELKALQIELKFFDIGGGLGVRYEKEDIEPDLYDYAQGILAQLHGLDVTIGMEPGRFLVANSGEFVCSVLYEKHNKTKRFVIVDGAMNDLIRPSLYEAYHEILLPYNQGEESLCDVVGGICESGDFFAKARFLPSTQNGDIMVIKNAGAYGFSMSSNYNTRNKVCELAFENGEVRMIRQRESFEEQIALEEQFLKG